Proteins encoded by one window of Carassius auratus strain Wakin chromosome 24, ASM336829v1, whole genome shotgun sequence:
- the mastl gene encoding serine/threonine-protein kinase greatwall isoform X1, whose amino-acid sequence MEDRGISSEGSNSAVKAPSIEDFSLVKPISRGAFGKVYLARKKCNSKLYAVKVVKKADMMDKNMADQMRAERDALALSKSPFIVHLFYSLQTATKVYLVMEYLIGGDVKSLLHIYGYFDEDMSLKYISEVALALDYLHRHRIIHRDLKPDNMLISNEGHIKLTDFGLSKVKLDRELNLMDILTTPSLVKPKKDYFRTPGQVLSLISSLGLNTPVTEGKRHGSTVLGSPMSCDKVKQRNSSLCSPLLKRRADHLNSPVCTTRALGSNSVFSPGLLARSLTPRLMKSRKRFETLSAGSAHSCLLPSTTDSEDCVSPMWEDEQNFQDGENLPQLSRREVANRMSRNIPLTPVERRRMFPAQAQDHSTVLTPLNIQVDNSRIIKPEISTKRLQFGASDHCTTALGKADPHRSFDKTVPKPEPPTESKSSVKRAFDEVEKSPEQAEIHCKKNDTEYKRSYHIPEDNSRAHTGLTGIFSTVGFDDVKSASICQQMSERMGPKQSSPIAVAKNLFCDLEDQGEEALPKSPTSPGDDRNLRRSLSLDSDGSAHEISVVKQESFSSSFEELDENEISVVTPAARPTLATPKHSSAKQHRGKYERSLLDHPRGLSDSMVKSPGFLKPRNMVAFRSYCSSINRSCTSHLSLASLDAMELSASASFHNAQSAVTPVQKKRPSLSSSLYQTPQQMVVSHTPYRTPKSVRRGPERVEGAPILGTPDYLAPELLLGKAHVSGSVSCDFMVDWWALGVCLFEFLTGIPPFNDETPQLVFQNILNRDIPWPDGDEELTQNARNAIEILLTMDTAKRAGFKELKEHPFFEGVDWENLHHQTMPFIPQPDDETDTSYFEARNTAQHLTVSGFSL is encoded by the exons ATGGAAGATCGTGGGATCTCATCCGAAGGCTCAAACAGCGCAGTGAAAGCTCCCTCCATCGAGGACTTTTCTCTGGTCAAACCCATCAGCCGAGGAGCCTTCGGGAAGGTTTACCTCGCCAGGAAGAAATGCAACTCCAAACTCTATGCAGTCAAG GTGGTGAAGAAAGCAGACATGATGGATAAGAACATGGCTGATCAGATGAGAGCTGAGAGAGATGCTCTGGCTCTCAGTAAAAGTCCTTTTATTGTGCACCTGTTTTATTCTTTACAGACTGCAACTAAAGTCTATCTG GTAATGGAgtatctgattggtggagatgtAAAATCACTTCTTCATATTTATGGATACTTTGATGAGGACATGTCTCTGAAATACATCTCCGAGGTCGCACTCGCTCTGGATTACCTTCACAGACACAGGATTATTCACAG AGACTTAAAACCAGACAACATGCTCATCTCAAACGAGGGTCACATTAAACTCACTGACTTCGGGCTCTCCAAGGTCAAACTTGACAGGg AACTCAACCTGATGGACATTTTAACCACACCTTCTTTGGTGAAGCCTAAGAAAGATTATTTCAGGACACCTGGTCAGGTTCTGTCACTGATAAGCTCTCTTGGCCTc AATACCCCGGTGACCGAAGGCAAGCGTCACGGCAGCACAGTGTTGGGCAGCCCCATGTCCTGCGACAAAGTCAAGCAGAGGAATAGTTCACTGTGTTCACCTTTGCTGAAGAGACGGGCTGATCATCTGAATTCACCAGTATGCACAACTCGAGCTCTAG GATCCAACAGTGTGTTTAGTCCTGGCCTGCTGGCTAGGAGTTTGACACCAAGGCTGATGAAGTCAAGGAAGAGATTTGAGACTCTGAGTGCTGGGAGTGCACACTCATGTCTGTTACCATCCACTACTGACTCTGAAGACTGTGTCAGCCCGATGTGGGAAGATGAGCAG AATTTTCAAGATGGCGAGAACCTTCCACAGTTAAGCAGAAGAGAAGTGGCCAATAGAATGTCAAGAAACATTCCCTTGACACCGGTGGAAAGAAGGAGGATGTTTCCAGCTCAAGCTcaagatcacagcactgttttgacTCCACTCAATATCCAAGTGGACAACAGCAGAATTATTAAACCAGAGATTTCTACAAAGAGGCTCCAGTTCGGTGCATCCGACCATTGTACTACTGCACTGGGTAAAGCTGATCCCCATCGATCATTTGATAAGACCGTTCCCAAACCAGAGCCGCCAACAGAGTCCAAATCCTCAGTAAAGAGAGCTTTTGATGAAGTAGAGAAAAGCCCAGAACAGGCTGAGATCCATTGCAAGAAAAACGACACTGAGTACAAGAGGTCTTACCACATTCCTGAGGACAACTCAAGGGCCCACACAGGCTTGACAGGAATTTTCTCTACTGTGGGGTTTGATGATGTTAAAAGTGCATCGATATGTCAACAGATGAGTGAGAGAATGGGCCCAAAGCAATCTAGTCCCATAGCCGTGGCCAAAAATCTCTTCTGTGATCTCGAAGATCAAGGTGAGGAGGCTTTGCCTAAAAGCCCAACCTCACCCGGTGATGACCGAAATCTCAGAAGAAGTCTTAGTTTAGATTCGGACGGCTCAGCCCATGAGATATCAGTGGTTAAACAAGAGTCTTTTTCGTCCTCTTTTGAAGAGCTGGATGAAAACGAGATCTCTGTAGTCACACCGGCAGCCCGGCCCACCTTGGCTACACCAAAGCACAGCAGTGCAAAGCAGCATAGGGGTAAATATGAGCGTTCTCTTCTTGACCATCCTCGTGGGCTGTCTGACAGTATGGTCAAATCACCTGGCTTCCTCAAACCCAGGAACATGGTTGCATTTAGGAGCTACTGCAGCTCCATAAACCGCTCTTGCACTTCACATCTCAGCCTGGCCTCTTTGGATGCCATGGAGCTATCTGCGTCAGCCTCCTTTCACAATGCCCAGTCTGCAGTGACTCCAGTTCAGAAGAAAAGGCCCAGTCTGAGCAGCTCACTTTACCAG ACTCCACAGCAGATGGTTGTGTCTCACACTCCCTATAGGACGCCAAAAAGTGTTCGTAGAGGTCCAGAACGTGTGGAAGGGGCTCCTATCCTGGGAACTCCTGATTACTTGGCACCGGAACTTTTACTAGGCAAAGCTCATG TTTCAGGGTCTGTAAGTTGTG ATTTTATGGTGGATTGGTGGGCGCTAGGTGTCTGTCTGTTTGAGTTCCTCACAGGAATCCCACCATTTAACGATGAGACCCCTCAGCTGGTGTTCCAGAACATTCTCAACAGAG ATATACCGTGGCCAGATGGAGACGAGGAGTTAACCCAGAACGCAAGAAATGCCATAGAGATTCTGCTCACTATGGATACAGCCAAACGTGCTGGCTTTAAAG AGCTCAAGGAACATCCGTTCTTTGAAGGTGTGGACTGGGAAAACCTTCACCATCAGACTATGCCCTTCATCCCTCAGCCCGATGATGAGACAGACACCTCGTACTTTGAGGCGAGAAACACGGCCCAGCATCTCACTGTATCAGGCTTCagtctgtaa
- the mastl gene encoding serine/threonine-protein kinase greatwall isoform X2, translating into MEDRGISSEGSNSAVKAPSIEDFSLVKPISRGAFGKVYLARKKCNSKLYAVKVVKKADMMDKNMADQMRAERDALALSKSPFIVHLFYSLQTATKVYLVMEYLIGGDVKSLLHIYGYFDEDMSLKYISEVALALDYLHRHRIIHRDLKPDNMLISNEGHIKLTDFGLSKVKLDRELNLMDILTTPSLVKPKKDYFRTPGQVLSLISSLGLNTPVTEGKRHGSTVLGSPMSCDKVKQRNSSLCSPLLKRRADHLNSPVCTTRALGSNSVFSPGLLARSLTPRLMKSRKRFETLSAGSAHSCLLPSTTDSEDCVSPMWEDEQNFQDGENLPQLSRREVANRMSRNIPLTPVERRRMFPAQAQDHSTVLTPLNIQVDNSRIIKPEISTKRLQFGASDHCTTALGKADPHRSFDKTVPKPEPPTESKSSVKRAFDEVEKSPEQAEIHCKKNDTEYKRSYHIPEDNSRAHTGLTGIFSTVGFDDVKSASICQQMSERMGPKQSSPIAVAKNLFCDLEDQGEEALPKSPTSPGDDRNLRRSLSLDSDGSAHEISVVKQESFSSSFEELDENEISVVTPAARPTLATPKHSSAKQHRGKYERSLLDHPRGLSDSMVKSPGFLKPRNMVAFRSYCSSINRSCTSHLSLASLDAMELSASASFHNAQSAVTPVQKKRPSLSSSLYQTPQQMVVSHTPYRTPKSVRRGPERVEGAPILGTPDYLAPELLLGKAHDFMVDWWALGVCLFEFLTGIPPFNDETPQLVFQNILNRDIPWPDGDEELTQNARNAIEILLTMDTAKRAGFKELKEHPFFEGVDWENLHHQTMPFIPQPDDETDTSYFEARNTAQHLTVSGFSL; encoded by the exons ATGGAAGATCGTGGGATCTCATCCGAAGGCTCAAACAGCGCAGTGAAAGCTCCCTCCATCGAGGACTTTTCTCTGGTCAAACCCATCAGCCGAGGAGCCTTCGGGAAGGTTTACCTCGCCAGGAAGAAATGCAACTCCAAACTCTATGCAGTCAAG GTGGTGAAGAAAGCAGACATGATGGATAAGAACATGGCTGATCAGATGAGAGCTGAGAGAGATGCTCTGGCTCTCAGTAAAAGTCCTTTTATTGTGCACCTGTTTTATTCTTTACAGACTGCAACTAAAGTCTATCTG GTAATGGAgtatctgattggtggagatgtAAAATCACTTCTTCATATTTATGGATACTTTGATGAGGACATGTCTCTGAAATACATCTCCGAGGTCGCACTCGCTCTGGATTACCTTCACAGACACAGGATTATTCACAG AGACTTAAAACCAGACAACATGCTCATCTCAAACGAGGGTCACATTAAACTCACTGACTTCGGGCTCTCCAAGGTCAAACTTGACAGGg AACTCAACCTGATGGACATTTTAACCACACCTTCTTTGGTGAAGCCTAAGAAAGATTATTTCAGGACACCTGGTCAGGTTCTGTCACTGATAAGCTCTCTTGGCCTc AATACCCCGGTGACCGAAGGCAAGCGTCACGGCAGCACAGTGTTGGGCAGCCCCATGTCCTGCGACAAAGTCAAGCAGAGGAATAGTTCACTGTGTTCACCTTTGCTGAAGAGACGGGCTGATCATCTGAATTCACCAGTATGCACAACTCGAGCTCTAG GATCCAACAGTGTGTTTAGTCCTGGCCTGCTGGCTAGGAGTTTGACACCAAGGCTGATGAAGTCAAGGAAGAGATTTGAGACTCTGAGTGCTGGGAGTGCACACTCATGTCTGTTACCATCCACTACTGACTCTGAAGACTGTGTCAGCCCGATGTGGGAAGATGAGCAG AATTTTCAAGATGGCGAGAACCTTCCACAGTTAAGCAGAAGAGAAGTGGCCAATAGAATGTCAAGAAACATTCCCTTGACACCGGTGGAAAGAAGGAGGATGTTTCCAGCTCAAGCTcaagatcacagcactgttttgacTCCACTCAATATCCAAGTGGACAACAGCAGAATTATTAAACCAGAGATTTCTACAAAGAGGCTCCAGTTCGGTGCATCCGACCATTGTACTACTGCACTGGGTAAAGCTGATCCCCATCGATCATTTGATAAGACCGTTCCCAAACCAGAGCCGCCAACAGAGTCCAAATCCTCAGTAAAGAGAGCTTTTGATGAAGTAGAGAAAAGCCCAGAACAGGCTGAGATCCATTGCAAGAAAAACGACACTGAGTACAAGAGGTCTTACCACATTCCTGAGGACAACTCAAGGGCCCACACAGGCTTGACAGGAATTTTCTCTACTGTGGGGTTTGATGATGTTAAAAGTGCATCGATATGTCAACAGATGAGTGAGAGAATGGGCCCAAAGCAATCTAGTCCCATAGCCGTGGCCAAAAATCTCTTCTGTGATCTCGAAGATCAAGGTGAGGAGGCTTTGCCTAAAAGCCCAACCTCACCCGGTGATGACCGAAATCTCAGAAGAAGTCTTAGTTTAGATTCGGACGGCTCAGCCCATGAGATATCAGTGGTTAAACAAGAGTCTTTTTCGTCCTCTTTTGAAGAGCTGGATGAAAACGAGATCTCTGTAGTCACACCGGCAGCCCGGCCCACCTTGGCTACACCAAAGCACAGCAGTGCAAAGCAGCATAGGGGTAAATATGAGCGTTCTCTTCTTGACCATCCTCGTGGGCTGTCTGACAGTATGGTCAAATCACCTGGCTTCCTCAAACCCAGGAACATGGTTGCATTTAGGAGCTACTGCAGCTCCATAAACCGCTCTTGCACTTCACATCTCAGCCTGGCCTCTTTGGATGCCATGGAGCTATCTGCGTCAGCCTCCTTTCACAATGCCCAGTCTGCAGTGACTCCAGTTCAGAAGAAAAGGCCCAGTCTGAGCAGCTCACTTTACCAG ACTCCACAGCAGATGGTTGTGTCTCACACTCCCTATAGGACGCCAAAAAGTGTTCGTAGAGGTCCAGAACGTGTGGAAGGGGCTCCTATCCTGGGAACTCCTGATTACTTGGCACCGGAACTTTTACTAGGCAAAGCTCATG ATTTTATGGTGGATTGGTGGGCGCTAGGTGTCTGTCTGTTTGAGTTCCTCACAGGAATCCCACCATTTAACGATGAGACCCCTCAGCTGGTGTTCCAGAACATTCTCAACAGAG ATATACCGTGGCCAGATGGAGACGAGGAGTTAACCCAGAACGCAAGAAATGCCATAGAGATTCTGCTCACTATGGATACAGCCAAACGTGCTGGCTTTAAAG AGCTCAAGGAACATCCGTTCTTTGAAGGTGTGGACTGGGAAAACCTTCACCATCAGACTATGCCCTTCATCCCTCAGCCCGATGATGAGACAGACACCTCGTACTTTGAGGCGAGAAACACGGCCCAGCATCTCACTGTATCAGGCTTCagtctgtaa